Below is a window of Halococcus saccharolyticus DSM 5350 DNA.
GGGATTCTATCACCGAAGATGGATGGAGCGAATTGATTCACGACTTGTATCTAAGTGCAGAAAGTGATCGATACTCTCTTTATCTCAAGTTGATGGAGAGAAACAAGCGGAAAATCAAGGAATCAGCTCAGACTATCGACAAATGGTTCACGATCATCGCTAATACAAACATCTACTTTCTGTATTGGTTGACAATTAAAAAGTTGATTGCTGAAATAAGGGAGTCTGGGGTTCGAGAGGTATTTGAAAATGACACATCACATGAAGCGTACAACTTATCAGAGTTGGAATAGTCCGATGTCTCTATATTCCTCACATGCTAGTAGATAGTGAGATAGGCCCTACGTGCTGATTACGTGCCCGTAGTCGGCACATTACTCACATCAGCCGTTGTGGAGTTTAGCGGAACCAAACGAACGATTTCTCGCTTGGTACTCCCGATGAACACCGTTTCGAGTGCCGCCAGTAGACTTATTCGATCACGCGGCCCAAATTCGCCAGCATGAACGTGGTGGTCGTCGGGGGCGGCATCGTTGGGCTCTCGTCCGCGCACGCGCTCGCCGAGGCCGGTGCGGACGTGACCCTCTGTGAGAGCGGCTCGCTCGGAACGGGGAGCACCGCCCGCTCGGCGGGCGGGATCAGAACCCAGTTCTCGACGCCGATCAACGTCCGTCTCTCGATCGAGAGCCTGCGGGTCTGGGACCGGTTCGAGGCGGCGTTCGGCGTCGACATCGCCCACCGGCGGCCAGGCTATCTCTTCCTCGCCCGGACCCCCGAGACGGCCGATCGTTTCCGCGAGAACGTGGCGATGCAGCACGACCTCGGCGTGGACAGCGAGTTCCTCTCGCCCGCCGAGGCCGTCGAGCGCTGTCCAGGCCTCGATGCCGACCAATTCGTCGGGGCGACCTACAACGCTGCCGACGGGTTCGCCGACCCGAACCTTGCCGTCCAGGGGTACGCGACGAGCGCTCGGGAGGCCGGCGTCGACATCCGAACGGGGACGCCCGTCGTCGATCTCGTCACCGACGGCGACGGGGTCACGGGCGTCGAAACCGACGCCGAACGGATCGACGCGGATTTCGTGGTCAACGCTGCGGGCGCGTGGGCAGCGGCCGTCGCCGACCTGGCGGGAGTCGATCTCCCGATCCACCCGCGCCGCCGGCAGGTCGCGGTCGTTGATCCCAGCCGCCCCCTGTCGGCGGACGTCCCCCTGACGATCGATCTCGAACGAGGGTCGTACTTCCGACCCGAACGGGACGGGGCCGCGCTGGTCGGCGGTCACTTCGCCGAGACCGAGTCCGACGTCGATCCGGACGCCTACTCGGACTCGATGGATCTCGACTGGGCGGCCACGGCGGTCGAACGTGCGGCAGCGTACACGAACTACTTCGACGGCGACTCGCGCATCCGCCGCGGGTGGGCCGGGCTGTACGCCGTGACGCCGGATCACCACCCAATCGTCGAAGAAACGGTGCCTGGCCTGATTACCGCGGCCGGGTTCTCGGGCCACGGGTTCCAGCACGCGCCCGCCACCGGTCGCCTGGTGGCCGAGCTCTGCACCGACGGCGAGGCGTCGCTGGTCGACATCGAGCCGCTGTCGAGTCGCCGTTTCGACGACGAGGGCGACGAACTCGTCGAACAGAACGTCGCCTGAAGTCCGGATTGTGCGTCGGCATATTCGACGTTCCGGGGCCGACGCCACACGCTGGAGGGGGGATGAGGGTTTTTGCGCTTCCGGCGCGGATTGCGGGGGAGAGCCATGACGCGCAGCATCGATCACGTCACGTTCACGGGCAGCGACCTCGAACGCCTGCAGGAGGCCTTCGAGACGGCCGGCTTCGAGCCGACGTACGGCGGTTCGCACTCGAACGGGGTCACACACATGGCGCTCGTGGGCTTCGAGGACGGGTCGTACGTCGAACTGATCGCGAAGCACGACCCCGACGCCACAGCGCCGTGGTGGGACGAGCAGATCGACGGCGACGCCGGGGCGACCGCGTGGGCGGTGCCGACCGACGGGAGCGACGCCACGGCCGCACGGCTCCGCGAGGCGGGGTTCGTCGTCCACGGACCGACGGAGTACGCGCGTGAGCGCCTGGACGGGGAACCAGTCGAATGGCGTTTGACCGTCGTCGGTGAGGGGCCCCAAGGTAGTCGATACCCGATGGTGGTCGAGGACCGCACGCCGCTCGACCGGCGCACGTCGATCACCGAACCAGCCGAGGAGACCGGGATCGGCGGGCTCTCGACAACGGTCGTGGGGACCGACGAGTTCGAGACGACCGTCGAGGGGTTCGAGGCGTTCTTCGGGACGGAACCGTCGACGATCACCGAGTCAACAGGGTTCGGGGCCCGCATCGCCCATTTCCGGGATGCGCCGGTGGCCGTCGCGTCGCCGCTCGACGAGACGTGGCTCGCCGAGCGCGTCGCAGCGCGTGGAACGCTCCCCTGTGCGTACCTGCTCGACGTCACGGACCCCGCGACGGTCCGCGACCGCTTCGCCCTCGATGGGACGACCGACTGGAACGAGGACGTGGTCCACTGGCTCGATCTCGACGTTCCCGGTCGCCTGGGCGTTCGCGAGGCAGAGGTCACAGCGCGATAGGACGCCATCCGAACGGGCGACGACGGAAGCGATCGTTCCACCAGCACCCTTTTCCCCCGGCTCGTCGTCGGGGGAGACATGACGAACGCGACGCTGCACACCAACCGGGGCGACATCGAGGTCGAACTCCACGACGAGCGCGCGCCGCGAACGGTCGAGAACTTCGTCGGACTCGCAACTGGCGATCAGGAGTGGGAAGACAACGGCGACACAGTCGAGAAGCCGCTGTACGACGACGTGGCCTTCCACCGCGTGATCGAGGGGTTCATGATTCAGGGTGGTGACCCCGACGAATCGGGTCGTGGCGGGCCGGGCTACACCTTCGACGACGAGTTCCACGACGAGCTCCGCCACGACTCGGCCGGAACGCTCTCGATGGCGAACTCGGGGCCCGATACGAATGGCTCGCAGTTCTTCATCACGCTCGACGCCCAGTCCCACCTCGACGACCGCCACGCGGTGTTCGGCGAGGTCACCGACGGCATGGACGTCGTCCGCGAGATCGGCGCGGTCCCGACCGACGCGAACGATCAGCCCCAGGAAGAGGTCGTTCTCGAATCGGTCGAGATCCACGACTGAGGCCACAAGCACCAGTCCACGAATTGAGCCGGATGGCGAACGTCCGCCAACTCGTCCGGCGAAACATCTATGATGTACTGGACGGATACCCGTCGGTATGGCCGACGATACCACGGCGCGCTGTCTGAAGTGTGGGTTCGAAGCCGCAGGCAGAAACCAGTGGGATTCGGTCGACGCGCCACCGTTGGGTGCACTCACACAGTGTCCCGAGTGCGGGAGTACCGACATCTACACGCGCTCGTAACGCCGGGACGGCCGGCTGCAGTGTGCCTCGACGGGTTCGACGGCCGCCAGCCGAACGGTAAACGGAAACCGATCGAGACCTGATATCGGAGTATGGCCGACGAACCCGTCGATCCGAGCGACATCGGCGAACGCGACGCGCCGCCGGTCGCGGAGAAACCTTACAAGATCATCTTCGAAGCGAACAAATGCATCGCGGCAGGCAAGTGTGCGGAGGTGTCGGACAACTGGACGATGAGCCTGACGAGCGAGATTGCCCAGCCCGAATCGTACTTCATCGGCGAGGAGGACCTCGACGCGAACGTCGAGGCGGCCGAGGTCTGTCCCGCAAAGAAAGATCGGGGTGTGATCCACGTGGTCGACCGCCGGACGAACGAGGAGATCGCGCCCGATCCCGAGGGCGACGGCACGCTCTCGGTCGATTGGTAGCCCGGAGACCGAAACCGACTTTTCTCCGAGTGCGTAGGAGCGGACGGGCGAGGGTGGCCGAGTCTGGCCAAAGGCGGCGGGCTTAAGACCCGCTCTCTCAGGAGTTCGTGCGTTCAAATCGCATCCCTCGCACTTTTGCGTCGATCGCCGAACAGCGACGATTTTATCACGATTCCCCATGAGCACCCGGATGATGGACTCCGACCTCCTCGCCGACGGGCCGGCCGACCGTCTCGTTCGAGTCGCCCGCACCGCGACCGGCGACAGCCTCCGCTCGGTCACCTACTTCACCAGAAGTGACTACGACCAGCTCTACCTCCGGGACGATCTCGAACAGGACGCCGACCTGATGAGTTTCATCGGTCACGAGTGGCACGACTTCAAGAACACCCGCAACGCCTACCAGAACTCCGAGTTGGGGACCTACCGCCACACCATCCGAGTGTTCGAAAACGGCTTTCTCCTCCGGATCACCACCGACCGCGACGGCGTGTTCGTGACCACCGACGGACTGACGATGCAGGACTTCGAGGCGGTCGCGAACGCAGTTACCACCGTTCTGGAAGACCGCACCGAGTAGTTTCTCGGAGCGGGTGACGACGTGCTTTTGACCAGCAAGGGCGAACCGACCACATGACCAACGACGCGCCCAGCACCGACGGGTTCGACAGTCATAGCGCGTTCGAGCCGACCGACGACGGGTTCGCGCTTACTACCATCCCGTTCGACAGCCAGGCCGAGGCCACTGAGTCGGGCTACCGAATCGATATCCACGTCCCGACGCTCGACGCTGCCACCGAGGAGTCGGTCGCGGAAGCGGTACGGGAGGGCTGGTTCGAGACGTTCGAACGCCGGCTCGCGGACGCCGGCGGCGTGACGCGCGGGAACGTCGACGTTCCGGCACCGTCCGTCGAGCGCGACGCTGGCACAGTGAGGGTCACGTTCGCGTTCGAGCACGACGATCTGGCGGGGGCGGCCGATGCCGCGAAGGCGCTGGCGGAGTACGTCGAGGGAACGTACGTCGAGGGGATCGTGCCCGGCTACACCTACGAGCCGCCGGTCGCCGATCTGCTCGCCCGAGCACGTCAGCAGGGTGATGGCGAAGGGTCGAGCGGGGCGATGCCGCTCTGAATGCGAGCGTGGACGAACGGATCAGGCGTCGCCGGCCGCACGGCTCGTGTCGCCGGCGATGATCCGACGAACGTCGCCGAGGACGCCGAAGTCCGCGAGTGCCACTACCCGATCGCCCTCTTCGAGTGAGTCGTCGGCGTGAGGGAGTCCGAGCGCCGACCCCTCCTTGCCGAACGCCAACAGCCGGGCGTCGCCGGGGAGTTCGAGTTCGCTCAGAGTGTACCCGCGGGTCGGTGAGTCCGGCGTGATGGTGAACTCCACGAGCTGGAGATGGTGGGCGATGTCGGCGATCGCGCGGATCGTCCCGCCGAGCAGGGCGTTTTTCGCGCCGATCGCGCCGAGGCGTTCGGGGTAGATCACCTCGTCGACCTCCGCGGCGTACTTCCGGTAGATCCCTTCGTACTCGTCGTTGTCGATGCGCATCACGGTCCGACACCCACGGGATTTGGCGATCAGACACGCCATGATGTTGGTGGTCACGTCGCCGGTCAGCGCCCCCACTGCGTCGGCCTCCTCGATCCCAGCGTCGACGAGGTCGTCCTCGTTTCCGCCGTCGCCGTCGAGGATGTCGACGATCTCGAGACGTTCGCCCCAGAGGCGTTCAAGCTGGTCGGGATCGTTCTCGATCACGGTCCCCTCGTGGCCCTCCTCGGCGAGCACTCTCGCTGTTCGGAGCCCGACCCGGCCGGCACCCACGATGACGAATCGCATACCTCCCGTACACCGAGGACTACCAATAACCTTACTCCGCTCGCGGCTCCGCGGACCGACCCGGCTCCTCAGTCGTCGCCCGCGATCGATGCGCGCTGTCGGTCGAGTTCGGGCGTCGGCTCGGCGTAGACGTGCTCGAACAGTTCGTCGCTCTCGGGGTCGGGGATCGCCTCGGCGGTCTCGACCGCATCGGCGAGTTCGTCGTCAGCGTCGTCCTCGCACCGCTCGACGAACGTCTCGTCGATCACGTCCCGGTCGGTGAGATACTCGGTGAACCGCTCGACCGGATCGCGGGTGCGCCACGCCGGGAGATCGGGATCGTCGTCGCGGTAGCGACTCGGGTCGTCGCTCGTGGTGTGTGCGCCCCGGCGGTAGGTCAGGCTCTCGACGAGTACCGGCTCGCCGTCGCGAGCGCGATCAAGGGCAGCCTCGATCATCTCTCGCACCGCGAGCGGGTCCATCCCGTCGACCTGTGCGCCCTCGAATCCATATGCTGTGGCTTTCTCGGCGATACTCGGGCTCGCAGTCTGGCGTTCCCGCGGCAGGGAGATCGCCCAGCCGTTGTTCTCACAGAGGAAGACGACCGGCGCGTCGAACACGCCCGCGAAGTTCATCGCCTCGTGGAAATCGCCCTCCGACGTCGCGCCGTCGCCGAAATCACAGACGATCGCGTGGTCGTTTTCCATGTGGTCGGCGGCCATCCCCGCACCGACGGCGTGAGGGAGTTGGGTCGCGATCGGTACTGCTTGCGGGAAGATCGGGAGATCGTGATCGGAGTTGAACTCGGGATGGCCACGCCGGAACGCGAGCAGGTCGCTCATCGGGACCCCGCGGGCGAGCTGCATCGCGTTCGAGCGGTAGGTGGGGAACAGCCAGTCGTCGCTCGCGAGTGCGTGGGCCGTCCCGACCTGAGTGGCCTCCTGGCCCGCAAAGGGTGGATAGCCACTCATCCAGCCACGGCGCTGGAGCGCCACGGCGCGCTCGTCGAACCGCCGCGCGCGGATCATATCCCGGAGCAGGTCGCGCGCGTCGTCGGCATCGAACTGGGTCGCTTCGAGATCGCGCTCACCGATGACCCGGTGCATATCTGCTCTCCCACGGGCCCGCCCGAAAGCCGTTCCGATACGCCGAAGTCCCGCGGGCCCCGATGGGCGATATGGTCTCGGTTGCCGACCTCGTCGGGCTCGCCGTGGTCGTCGGCGTCAACGCCGCCATCGCTGCGCTCGCCACGCGCTTCATCCGCGTCCGGCTCGACACCCAGTGGGGCGTCGCGCTCTACATCGCCCTGCTCGTTCCGGCTGCGCTGTTCGTGACGACGCTGATCGCGACCGGTCCCGTGGGACTCGGCCCGGATCTCGGCGGCGCAACGGCGGTGCTCGGTGTCGCGGTCGCGCTGCCGTTCGCGCTCGGCGTCGCGTTCGATTACTTCTGGATGCCGGCTCCTGAGGAAGTCGAACTCCCCGACACGCTCCGTGAGTCTTGAGTTCGCCACTACAGCCGCCACAGCTGCCACAGCCGCTACGACCGCCACACCCGCCGCAGCCGCCACAGTCCCCGCTCCACCGCACAATCGACAGTTGTGGTATGTTCACAATCTCCACTCGAAACAGGCGGGTCGAACCACGACGACTCGAAGCGAGTTTTTTAACTAAGGCTACCGTCTGAGCACGGCCATGGGGAGTGCTTGCGTCATCAGGGGCGAGATTCCAGCCGACGAGTTCGCGCTCTACGAGGCGCTCTCGTCGTCGCCCGACATCGAGTTCGAGGTCGAACGCATCATTGAGACCGGAACGGATGCCGCAATGCCGCTCGTGTGGGTCCGGGGGGCCGACCACGAGGCCGTTGCGGACGTCTTCGAGAACGATCCGAGCGTGCGGGAGATCGAACTCCTCTCGGAGTTCGACAACGAGCAGCTCTACCGGATGGAGTGGATCTCAGAGGTCGATCTCGTTCTCCAGATGCTCACGAACTCCGAGGCGACCATCACCGACGCGTACGGCACCGACGGCCGGTGGCATCTCCGTGTGCTCTATCCCGATCGCGAGTCGTTGACGAAGACGACCGAGTTCCGGGACGAGCAGGGACTGACGTTCGACATCACCGCGATCCGTGAGCTCGAAGGTGAACCGGCGGGCCGGTACGGTCTGACCAAAGAGCAGTTCGAGGCGCTCGAAGCCGCGCTCGAAGCGGGCTACTACGAGGTCCCGCGCGACGTTGATCAGAATGAACTCGCCGAGAAACTGGGGATCTCCCACCAGGCGCTCTCCGAACGCCTCCGGCGTGCGACCGGCGCGCTCGTCGAGGACGCGCTGCTGGTCGGGGCCGTCCCGGACCACGATGCAAAGTCCTGAAACGGGATTTCCCACCTGTTTGCGAGCGACCGTACCACGGAACTGTGCTTTCATTCGCAACCTCAACGGATACAAGTGATTCGCCGAGTAGTGATGGCAATGAGTCTGATCGGCGCGCTGCCGTCCGCTCCGCTGGATCGAGCGGATGCCGAGACGATACGCGCCCGCAACGACGTGGATGCGCTCATCGTGCTCGGTACTTCGTCGATGTACGCCCGTCGGAGTCGGTACGACGACCCTGCAACCGAGGCCGTTGTGCTCGTCGACGGTGACGTATGCGGCCTCTCGTACGACGAATCCGGCTGGTCTCGGGAAGTACTTCGCCGCGACGCCGATCGTCACGAACACCTCGAAGCCACGCTCCAGTGGTCGTCGGGGTAACGTCGCCGGCGCGTACCGGCGGTGATGGAGTCGTCGAGCGGGAGTTTGGACGGCGACCCGCTCGATGGGCTACTCGGCGGCCGCGTCGAGCAGCCGTTCGACCGCCGACTCGGCCGATTCGAGGACCGCCTCGGGCGACTGGCTCGCGTCGATCCGCACGAACCGCTCGGGTTCGTACTCGATGAGCTGTTCGTAGTTTGCCCGAACTCTGTCGAGATATTCCGCCTGCTCGAACTTGTTGGTCGCGCCGCTTCGCGCCGCCCCCTTCTCGGGATCGAGATCGAGATAGATCGTCGCATCCGGCGGGCGCGTCCACGGCTGATGGACCCCGCGAACGTACTCCATCGGGCGTCTCACCTGTCCGTCGAGCGCCGCGCCCTGATAGGCGTACCGCGAATCGGAGTACCGATCCGAGATCACGATGTCGCCGGCGTTGAGCGCGGGGCGCACAGTAGATGAGAGGTGGGCGGCGTGGTCGGCCGTGTACAGAAAGAGTTCGGCGAGCGGGTCGGCCTCGGGATCACCGATCGACCGTGCGACCGCTTCGCCGTACCACGAGTCAGTCGGCTCGCGGGTGAACGTGGCGTCGACGGTGTCGTGGAGTGCCTCCCAAACCGTGGTCTTCCCACTGCCGTCGATCCCTTCAAGCGTGATGAGCATACCGCGTCTTCGCCCGCCGACGGGTAAGCCTTCCCTGCCGGTGACGGTGGTTTTAGGTCAGTTCCACGAGTAGTCACGGTATGGACGTACTCGTGACCGGTGGCGACGGCTTCGTTGGACGACATCTGTGTGACGAACTGGCGGATCGCGGCCACGACGTGACGGCGCTCTCGCGTGATCCCGATCCATCGGTGTTCGAGGCGGATGTCGAGACCGCGATCGGCGACGTAACCGCCTACGACTCGATGGAAGGGGCGTTCGCGGACCAGGATGCGGTCGTGAATCTCGTCGCGCTCTCGCCACTCTTCCAGCCCTCGGGCGGCGACGAACAGCACTTCGAAATCCATCTCGGTGGCACCGAAAACGCCGTCCGAGCCGCCGAGGAACACGGCGTCGAACGGCTCGTCCAGATGAGCGCGCTCGGGGCCGACCCCCAGGGATCGACGGCGTACATCCGATCGAAGGGCGAGGCCGAGCAGGTAGTACGGGACTCGGCGCTCGACTGGACGATCTTCCGGCCATCGGTGGTGTTCGGGGACGGCGGCGAGTTCGTCTCGTTCACGAAGAAACTCACGCCGCCGTACCTCGCACCGCTGCCCCGCGGCGGCCGTACCCGATTCCAGCCGATCTGGATCGGCGACCTCGTGCCGATGCTCGCCGACGCTGTGACGGAGGACGGTCACACCGGCGAGACCTACGAGATCGGCGGGCCGGCGACCCTGACGCTCGCTGACGTCGCCAAACTCGCCTACCGGGCGGAGGGGAAGTCCGTCTCGATCGTTCCGGTGCCGATGGGGCTCACGAAGCTCGGGATGGGACTCGCCGACCCGCTGCCGGTGATCCCGTTCGGCTCGGACCAGGCGCGCTCGCTCGAAATGGACAACACGGTCGCCGACAACGACGTCGCCGCATTCGGCCGCGACGTCACCGATTTGCAGTCACTCGCCGACTACCTCGGCGTTGCGTGACCCCTGATCGTTGGTAGCGTCGCCGACGGCAGCCTCCTTCTCCACGCCGACCGGCACCCATTTGACGCCGAGCGGCCGAGCCTGACGCATGCGCGTCGTCGTTCCGTTCGCGGCCGAGCAGCCGAAGACTCGGCTCGCGGACGTGTTTACGCCCGCCGAGCGGCGGGAACTCGCCCGCGTCATGCTGGACGACGTTCTCCGTGCGCTCCGTGAGGCCGGCCACACGCCCGAAGTGCTCACGACGGCCACGATCGACGTGAACGTACCCACGATCGTCGACGATCGTCCACTGAACGCGGCCGTCAATGCGGTGTTGGCGGACGGATCGCCGGTCGCGGTGGTGATGGCAGACCTCCCGCTCGCGACCCCTGACGCGTTCGCGCGGCTGTTCGCGTCCGATGCCGACGTGGTGCTCGCGCCCGGCCGAGGTGGCGGGACGAACGCGTTCGTGACGCGTCACTCCAGCTTCCGGGTCGACTACCACGGCGCGTCGTACCGAGACCACCGCGAACGCGCCCGCGAGGTCGGCGCGAGCGTCGCGACGATCGATTCCCATCGGCTCGCGACCGATGTCGACGAATCCACGGATCTCGTCGAAGTGCTGCTCCACGGAACTGGCGAGACGCGTCGATGGCTCGAAGAACGAGGCGTTCGACTCGACACGAGCGGGGACGGTCGTGTCGGTATCCGGCGAGACGATACGACCGCTGTGTAGCAGGATGAAGGGACAGAGACGGGCTGAATCGGGTGAGAGTTGGGACAATCCTTTCAAGGAGACGTCACCGAGGACGAACTGCGCGAACCCGCTTCCCCGGTTCGCGCGCGGGGTGACTGTCGGCTGTGGTGCCCGCCGCTCCCGGCCCGGTATCCCCCACTCCCCTCCTTGGATACCGGGCATCCCCGCTGAGTGAGTGCCTTTTAGCCGTCCGGGTTCCTCGCCGAAGCCATGCAAGAGGCCGACACGCGCGACCCACTCGACGCTCTCGACGTCACGACGCGAGATGTCGACCGGCTATGTAGCGTCGAGCCGGCGGACGTCGATCCCGCTCCCCACCTCTCGTTCGCGCGCAACGTCTTCCTCCCGCTGACCACGGCATGTCGGTACACCTGTACCTACTGCACGTACTTCGACCCGCCCGGTGAGGCCAGCCTGATGAGCCGCGAGGACGTCCGACAGGTGCTCGAAACCGGAGCCGACGCCGGCTGCACCGAGGCGCTGTTCACCTTCGGCGACAAGCCCGACGACCGCTACGCGGCGATCCACGATCAGCTCGACGCGTGGGGTCACGACTCGATCCACGAGTATCTCTACGAGATGTGCGAACTCGCGCTCGACGTCGGGCTCCTCCCCCACAGCAACCCTGGCGACCTCCAGCACGACGAGATGGCGATGCTCGCCGAGGTGAACGCCTCGATGGGCGTCATGCTCGAAACCACCGCCGATGTCGACGCGCACGCCGGCCCCCGGCAGAAGACCCCCGAACAGCGCCTCGACACCATCCGCGCGGCCGGCGAGGTCGGGATCCCCTTCACCACCGGGATTCTGGTAGGAATTGGCGAAAGCTGGAAGGATCGGGCCGAATCGCTGCTGGCGATCCGCGAACTCAACGAGCGCTACGGCCACATCCAGGAGGTGCTCGTCCAGCCCGTTGTCGAGAACGAACGCTGGAACAGCCCGACGCCCGACGCCGGGACGCTCCGGCGCGCGGTCGCGATGGCACGCGTTGCGCTCCCCGAGGAGGTGTCGATCCAGGTGCCACCGAACCTCGCGCCCGTCCGCGAGGTGCTCGACTGCGGCGTCGACGACCTTGGCGGGGTGTCGCCCGTGACCGACGACCACATCAATCCCGACTACGCGTGGCCGGGTCTCGACGAACTCGAAGCCATCACTGGAGAGGCCGGCGTCCCGCTCGGCGAGCGCCTGCCGGTGTACAAGCGATTCGTCGACGACGGCGACTGGATCGACGAACGGATCGAGACGGCGATCGCCGCCGACACCGTCCACGGCGAGCGGTTCCGATCGGTGCTCGAATACGGCGAGAATCCTGCCGAGGTCTGAGTCCCCGTCTCCAATCCAGACTGCGGCCAGAAGCGAGAGCGCCGAGGCTCCGTTACCGGCGGCCGGCGGGTTCGCGTTCGCGGTCTCGATCGGCGTCGGAGCGCGACCGCGAATCGGCTCGCTCCGGTGTGGGGTCGTATCGCTCGGTCTCGTCGCCTGTTGTCGATTCGTCATCGAACTCGACGGTGAGCGGCCGTGCGAGTCGGGCAGCCGCGGTCGCGGCCAGGTCCCGTGCTCGGGCCATCGTCCCCGGTTCGGGTGGAGACTGTGTTTCGAGTTCGCTCCCCTCGCGCACGAGGAGGTCGCGGTCGTCGAGTTCGGCGAGCGCGCGGTCGATCGCCGCGTCGTCGGGATCGAGCGCGGTCGAGAGTTCCCGGCGAGTGAGGCGCTCCTCACGGAGCGTCTCGTCGACCTGGCGTGTGACGTAGTCGTGGTAGACATCCCGACCGTCGGGAGTCTCGTCGGTGTCGTCGTCGCCGACGGTGAGTCCCTCGTGACGGAGCGTCTGGACTGCGTCGAGGCTGATCCACCCGCCGATGGCCGCGAAAAGCACCGGCAGCCACCACGTGCCAGTGCCACCGAGCACGAACAGGGCAACGCTGGAGAGCAGCGCCACGAGACCGAACCCAAACGATCTGACCTCGCCACGGAGATCGTACACCTCCGAGAGGAGTTCGGACAGACCGAGAACTACGGTCATAACGAGGCTGGTCCCCATCTGTGCGATCGATCCATCGAGAAACCAGAACGTGATCGCGACGAATCCGAGCCAGGTCAGTATCGCCCGGAAACCGATCCGATCCTGGATCGCGGCGCGGACGGAGTCGGCCATCGATCACCGGTTCTCATCCTGTGTAATTAACTCCTCGCCTCGCCGATCGTTTCGGATCGACGAACGGACGACGGCTCGTCAGGAGCGTGGATCGGAACACTCCGTGCGAACCGATCGTTCTTCCGGAATATCTCGGTTATTCAACATGGTTCGTCGCAGACGGATGCGTGGTGAGGACACGAATGGCCAAATCCACACGACGCGAGCTGCTGAAACTGACCGGAGCGACGGCGGCAGCTGCGGTCGGCGTCCCGAGCGTCGGTCTTGCGCAGGACGACACGCCCGACACCGAGTGGACGGCTGTGGAATCGCCAACCACGAAGACACTGAACGGTGCGGTCGATACTGCCGAAGGCCCGTTCGTGGTCGGGGCGGGCGGCGACGTACTCGCCCGTCGGAAAGACGGCTGGCAGAAGGTCGTCGAGTACGGTCCACAGGCGCGGAGTCGCCCGCTGACCGGGGTCGACGTGACCGACGACGGCAAGGCGCTCTGGTTCGTCGGTGGCTCGGGCGTGATCGGCGAGTACCGCGTCGACACCGAGACGCTCACGAACTACTCCGCGCCGAAGG
It encodes the following:
- the cofG gene encoding 7,8-didemethyl-8-hydroxy-5-deazariboflavin synthase subunit CofG, yielding MQEADTRDPLDALDVTTRDVDRLCSVEPADVDPAPHLSFARNVFLPLTTACRYTCTYCTYFDPPGEASLMSREDVRQVLETGADAGCTEALFTFGDKPDDRYAAIHDQLDAWGHDSIHEYLYEMCELALDVGLLPHSNPGDLQHDEMAMLAEVNASMGVMLETTADVDAHAGPRQKTPEQRLDTIRAAGEVGIPFTTGILVGIGESWKDRAESLLAIRELNERYGHIQEVLVQPVVENERWNSPTPDAGTLRRAVAMARVALPEEVSIQVPPNLAPVREVLDCGVDDLGGVSPVTDDHINPDYAWPGLDELEAITGEAGVPLGERLPVYKRFVDDGDWIDERIETAIAADTVHGERFRSVLEYGENPAEV
- a CDS encoding MFS transporter, whose translation is MADSVRAAIQDRIGFRAILTWLGFVAITFWFLDGSIAQMGTSLVMTVVLGLSELLSEVYDLRGEVRSFGFGLVALLSSVALFVLGGTGTWWLPVLFAAIGGWISLDAVQTLRHEGLTVGDDDTDETPDGRDVYHDYVTRQVDETLREERLTRRELSTALDPDDAAIDRALAELDDRDLLVREGSELETQSPPEPGTMARARDLAATAAARLARPLTVEFDDESTTGDETERYDPTPERADSRSRSDADRDREREPAGRR
- a CDS encoding complex I NDUFA9 subunit family protein, with product MDVLVTGGDGFVGRHLCDELADRGHDVTALSRDPDPSVFEADVETAIGDVTAYDSMEGAFADQDAVVNLVALSPLFQPSGGDEQHFEIHLGGTENAVRAAEEHGVERLVQMSALGADPQGSTAYIRSKGEAEQVVRDSALDWTIFRPSVVFGDGGEFVSFTKKLTPPYLAPLPRGGRTRFQPIWIGDLVPMLADAVTEDGHTGETYEIGGPATLTLADVAKLAYRAEGKSVSIVPVPMGLTKLGMGLADPLPVIPFGSDQARSLEMDNTVADNDVAAFGRDVTDLQSLADYLGVA
- the cofC gene encoding 2-phospho-L-lactate guanylyltransferase, with the protein product MRVVVPFAAEQPKTRLADVFTPAERRELARVMLDDVLRALREAGHTPEVLTTATIDVNVPTIVDDRPLNAAVNAVLADGSPVAVVMADLPLATPDAFARLFASDADVVLAPGRGGGTNAFVTRHSSFRVDYHGASYRDHRERAREVGASVATIDSHRLATDVDESTDLVEVLLHGTGETRRWLEERGVRLDTSGDGRVGIRRDDTTAV